A window of Exiguobacterium sp. FSL W8-0210 contains these coding sequences:
- a CDS encoding M15 family metallopeptidase, whose translation MALSISWLLERANRKLNAAGLSREVAKRTQEVIREMHAQGIYVGVAQGYRSIAEQNRLYAQGRTLPGPIVTNARGGQSSHNRGIAVDLFQYSQDGTQALFRNDQSFQKIVTAMKRRGFSWGGDWTSFKDYPHFELLGVSEETPKESTIVPYPGRPLYQGAANMNPRDIERIQRAVKAAVTRRFDAETAQKVRAYQTRQGLDVDGVVGPGTWNRMF comes from the coding sequence ATGGCATTATCAATCAGTTGGTTACTCGAGCGAGCGAATCGGAAGTTGAATGCTGCGGGACTGTCACGAGAAGTCGCCAAACGGACGCAAGAGGTCATTCGGGAGATGCATGCGCAAGGGATTTATGTAGGCGTCGCACAAGGGTACCGATCCATCGCGGAACAGAATCGGTTGTACGCACAGGGACGGACACTACCGGGACCAATCGTAACGAATGCACGTGGGGGACAATCGAGTCATAACCGCGGCATTGCCGTCGACCTCTTTCAATATTCCCAAGACGGTACACAAGCGCTGTTTCGAAACGACCAAAGCTTTCAAAAGATTGTTACTGCGATGAAACGACGTGGCTTTTCTTGGGGTGGGGACTGGACGAGCTTTAAGGATTATCCACATTTTGAATTACTAGGAGTGTCTGAAGAAACGCCGAAAGAGAGTACAATCGTTCCGTATCCAGGTCGTCCGTTGTATCAAGGGGCAGCTAATATGAATCCACGGGATATTGAGCGGATCCAACGTGCAGTCAAAGCGGCGGTGACCCGGCGCTTTGATGCAGAGACGGCTCAGAAGGTGCGTGCCTATCAAACACGTCAAGGACTTGATGTCGATGGTGTCGTGGGTCCTGGTACATGGAACCGAATGTTCTAA
- a CDS encoding Mrp/NBP35 family ATP-binding protein, producing the protein MLNEQEIREVVGTLVDPTIDRPLADTNGIRDVRIKGDYVSLKIALAQSGSGEQLVLQQQIVKELKEKGFKTVGLRFEALGDHGIQAATTPSILKPESGTTFIAIASGKGGVGKSTVSVNLAVALARAGKKVGLIDADIYGFSVPDMMGIETRPTVVNDRIVPPERFGVKVISMGFFVEDNAPVIWRGPMLGKMLNNFFADVEWGDLDYLLLDLPPGTGDVALDIHSMLPSCQEVIVTTPHATAAFVAARAGAMAIKTNHRLLGIVENMAYFESKVTGEKEYVFGSGGGERLSEALKTDILAKIPLGQPYANDADFAPSIYRDDHPFETYYNELATRVIEKVEG; encoded by the coding sequence ATGTTGAATGAACAAGAAATTCGCGAGGTAGTCGGAACGCTCGTCGATCCGACGATTGACCGCCCGCTTGCAGATACGAACGGCATTCGTGACGTCCGGATTAAAGGTGATTATGTCAGTCTGAAAATCGCTTTAGCACAATCCGGTTCTGGAGAGCAACTCGTGCTCCAACAGCAAATCGTCAAGGAACTGAAAGAAAAAGGATTCAAGACGGTGGGACTCCGTTTTGAGGCACTCGGTGATCACGGGATCCAAGCAGCGACGACACCGTCAATTCTCAAACCGGAATCCGGTACGACGTTCATCGCGATCGCTTCCGGTAAAGGCGGCGTCGGGAAATCAACGGTTTCCGTCAACTTAGCAGTCGCCCTCGCACGAGCAGGGAAGAAGGTTGGCTTGATTGATGCCGATATCTACGGCTTTAGTGTCCCGGACATGATGGGAATCGAAACACGTCCGACTGTCGTGAACGACCGAATCGTTCCACCAGAACGCTTTGGCGTTAAGGTCATCTCAATGGGCTTCTTCGTCGAAGATAATGCACCAGTCATCTGGCGGGGACCAATGCTCGGGAAGATGCTCAACAACTTCTTCGCGGACGTCGAGTGGGGCGACCTTGATTACTTGTTGCTTGATCTTCCACCGGGGACAGGAGATGTCGCGCTCGATATCCATTCGATGCTCCCAAGCTGTCAGGAAGTCATCGTCACGACACCTCACGCAACAGCCGCTTTTGTTGCAGCACGTGCAGGGGCGATGGCGATCAAAACAAACCATCGTCTCCTCGGAATCGTTGAGAACATGGCGTACTTTGAAAGCAAAGTGACAGGCGAAAAAGAATATGTCTTCGGTAGTGGTGGCGGAGAGAGGTTGTCAGAAGCATTAAAAACCGATATTCTAGCTAAGATTCCACTTGGACAACCATATGCGAATGATGCGGACTTCGCTCCATCCATTTATCGCGATGATCATCCATTTGAGACATACTATAATGAACTCGCCACGCGTGTCATCGAAAAAGTAGAGGGATAA